One genomic segment of Impatiens glandulifera chromosome 6, dImpGla2.1, whole genome shotgun sequence includes these proteins:
- the LOC124942082 gene encoding probable protein phosphatase 2C 27, whose translation MCVQDADQVVVQSEEDMENLQGFSGHNIWPSNAQLINDNNQQNSTSFHQIGLLNSFPLESICEEATVSDRRQNVSNDFVPTLRSGDWADIGGRSEMEDTHICISNLAKNFGHDLHGNEAISFYGVFDGHGGKGAAQFVRDHLPRIIVEDANFPLELEKVVSRSFIETDSAFAKSCSLESTLCSGTTALTAMIFGRSLLVSNAGDCRAVLSRNGMAIEMSTDHRPCSNEERKRIESLGGFIDDGYLNGQLGVTRAIGNWHIKGLKESSGQIGPLSAEPEPKLITLTKEDEFLVIGSDGIWDVFRSQNAVDFARRRLQEHNDVKLCCKEIVEEAIKRGAIDNLTVVMVCFHSEPPPHVVVQRSRVKRSISAEGLQNLKFLLEGQNQN comes from the exons ATGTGTGTACAAGACGCGGACCAAGTAGTTGTTCAATCAGAAGAAGACATGGAAAATCTTCAGGGTTTCTCAGGCCATAACATTTGGCCTTCAAATGCCCAACttattaatgataataatcAACAGAACTCGACTTCTTTTCATCAGATCGGTTTGCTCAATTCATTTCCT CTAGAGAGCATTTGTGAAGAGGCTACTGTTTCAGATAGAAGGCAAAATGTATCGAATGATTTTGTTCCTACCCTAAGGTCAGGTGATTGGGCAGATATTGGAGGTCGTTCCGAAATGGAAGATACCCACATATGTATTAGCAATCTAGCTAAGAATTTCGGTCATGATTTACATGGTAACGAAGCAATCTCCTTCTATGGT GTGTTTGATGGACATGGAGGTAAAGGAGCAGCTCAATTTGTACGCGATCACTTGCCAAGGATCATTGTTGAGGATGCTAATTTCCCTTTAGAACTCGAGAAAGTAGTTTCGAGGTCATTCATCGAGACTGATTCAGCTTTCGCTAAGTCGTGTTCTCTCGAGTCCACGTTATGTTCTGGCACCACTGCCCTTACTGCCATGATTTTCGGGAG ATCACTTCTTGTTTCAAATGCTGGTGATTGTCGGGCTGTGCTGTCACGAAATGGAATGGCCATAGAGATGTCAACTGACCATAGGCCATGTTCGAACGAAGAAAGAAAAAGGATCGAATCTCTAGGTGGTTTTATCGACGATGGTTATTTGAACGGTCAGTTGGGTGTTACACGTGCAATTGGAAATTGGCATATCAAAGGACTTAAGGAAAGTAGCGGGCAAATTGGGCCACTGAGTGCCGAACCGGAGCCCAAATTGATAACACTAACAAAGGAAGACGAGTTCTTGGTAATTGGAAGTGACGGAATATGGGATGTTTTTAGAAGCCAAAACGCAGTTGACTTTGCGCGGAGGAGATTGCAAGAGCACAATGATGTGAAGCTTTGTTGCAAAGAAATAGTAGAGGAAGCTATTAAACGAGGAGCGATTGATAATTTGACGGTTGTGATGGTTTGCTTTCATTCCGAACCGCCTCCTCATGTTGTCGTGCAAAGGTCTCGTGTCAAACGTAGCATTTCTGCCGAAGGGTTGCAGAATCTAAAGTTTTTGTTGGAGGGTCAAAACCAAAACTGA